One part of the Palaemon carinicauda isolate YSFRI2023 chromosome 23, ASM3689809v2, whole genome shotgun sequence genome encodes these proteins:
- the Prosalpha5 gene encoding proteasome subunit alpha type-5: MFLTRSEYDRGVNTFSPEGRLFQVEYAIEAIKLGSTAIGIQTSEGVVLAVEKRITSPLMIPSTIEKIVEIDRHIGCAVSGLVADSRTLVDHARVECANHWFVYNEDMKVESVAQAVSNLAIRFGDSDDDGPAMSRPFGVAMLFAGIDKAGAQLYHMDPSGTFLEFGAKAIGSGSEGAQQSLQESYHKSMTLQEALKIALTVLKQVMEEKVSGSNVEVAAVTPAKGFHRYPQNEVEAIISSI, translated from the exons ATGTTTTTGACCCGAAGTGAATACGATCGTGGTGTGAACACCTTTTCCCCAGAAGGACGTTTATTCCAA GTAGAGTATGCCATCGAAGCAATCAAACTAGGCTCCACAGCTATAGGCATCCAGACGAGCGAAGGGGTCGTGCTTGCAGTCGAGAAGAGAATTACCTCGCCGCTCATGATACCAAGCACTATTGAGAAAATTGTAGAAATTGATCGCCATATTG GCTGTGCTGTTTCTGGTCTAGTTGCTGATTCCCGTACCTTAGTAGATCACGCTCGCGTGGAGTGTGCGAATCATTGGTTCGTCTACAATGAAGACATGAAAGTCGAGTCTGTAGCACAGGCCGTGTCAAATCTTGCTATTCGTTTTGGCGACTCCGATGACGACGGACCAGCAATG AGTCGACCCTTCGGCGTCGCTATGCTCTTCGCTGGCATAGACAAAGCTGGAGCCCAGCTCTATCACATGGATCCGTCCGGCACATTCCTCGAGTTCGGTGCAAAGGCTATTGGGTCTGGATCCGAGGGGGCACAGCAGTCACTGCAAGAATCTTATCATAAG TCCATGACTCTTCAGGAAGCCCTGAAGATCGCCCTCACGGTGTTGAAACAGGTGATGGAGGAGAAAGTGAGCGGCTCCAACGTGGAGGTGGCAGCCGTGACCCCAGCTAAAGGATTCCACCGTTACCCACAAAACGAAGTCGAAGCCATCATATCTAGTATCTAG